One genomic region from Camelus bactrianus isolate YW-2024 breed Bactrian camel chromosome 3, ASM4877302v1, whole genome shotgun sequence encodes:
- the C3H5orf46 gene encoding uncharacterized protein C5orf46 homolog codes for MAVSVLRLTTVLGLLALLLICQADDKPGDKPDSSSKKPEPEFPKFLNLLGTEIIENAVEFILRSMMRSTDYMEFGDKREEHSS; via the exons ATGGCTGTCTCAGTGCTTCGGCTGACAACTGTCTTGGGACTGCTTGCCTTACTCCTGATTTGCCAGGCTG aTGACAAACCAGGTGACAAACCAGACAGCTCAAGCAAAAAACCAGAGCCAGAGTTCCCCAAATTCCTAAACCTCTTGGGCACGGAGATCATTGAGAATGCGGTGGAGTTCATTCTCCGTTCCATGATGAGGAGCAC AGATTATATGGAATTTGGTGATAAGCGAGAAGAACATTCATCATAG